In one Niallia taxi genomic region, the following are encoded:
- a CDS encoding TetR/AcrR family transcriptional regulator produces MSPRPGLDLQTILKTATKLADTNGLEAVTLATLATTLQVKSPSLYNHVKGLQVLKIEMAKYGYRQLNDQLAEAAIGRSQDAAVHHLGKRYVSFVRSHPGLYEAMLRAPRAADEELEAIQSRSIQIVLQVMNEYKLGEEETLHAVRGLRSILHGFASLEQNGEFGLPLKLDISLALALNAYLAGIKALNDINSSLRGS; encoded by the coding sequence ATGTCGCCAAGACCTGGACTGGATTTACAAACAATTTTAAAAACTGCTACAAAACTCGCTGATACAAATGGTCTTGAAGCAGTTACTTTAGCCACATTAGCTACAACGCTGCAAGTTAAATCACCGTCCCTATATAATCATGTAAAAGGATTACAAGTATTAAAAATTGAAATGGCAAAATACGGATATAGGCAGCTGAATGACCAATTAGCTGAAGCTGCCATTGGCCGCTCGCAAGATGCTGCTGTTCATCATCTCGGCAAGAGGTATGTAAGCTTTGTCCGCAGTCACCCTGGGCTATATGAGGCAATGCTTCGTGCACCTCGTGCAGCAGATGAGGAGCTTGAAGCTATTCAAAGCAGAAGTATTCAAATCGTCCTTCAGGTGATGAACGAATACAAGCTTGGCGAGGAAGAAACCCTGCATGCTGTCAGGGGATTAAGAAGTATTCTGCATGGATTCGCATCCCTGGAACAAAACGGGGAATTTGGTTTGCCATTAAAGCTTGATATAAGCCTAGCGCTGGCGTTAAATGCTTATCTTGCAGGTATTAAAGCATTAAATGACATTAATAGTTCTTTACGTGGAAGCTGA
- a CDS encoding anthranilate synthase component II, with translation MILLIDNYDSFTYNLYQYLGELGEEVKVVRNDELTVEDIRAMAPRSIVLSPGPGRPENAGILIEVIQNLYQEFPILGICLGHQGIGYAFGAEVKKADNIMHGKTSYLTSVHPNTIFTELAEPIEVMRYHSLVINKDTLPSDFKILAVSNDDQEIMAIKHKNHPLYGFQFHPESIGTDTGKQLLANFIKETRKGVLK, from the coding sequence ATGATTTTATTAATTGATAATTATGATTCATTTACGTATAACCTGTATCAATATTTAGGAGAATTAGGCGAGGAAGTAAAAGTCGTACGCAATGACGAGCTAACAGTAGAAGACATAAGAGCAATGGCTCCAAGGAGTATCGTCCTTTCTCCAGGTCCGGGCCGTCCAGAAAATGCAGGCATCTTAATAGAAGTGATTCAGAATTTGTATCAGGAATTTCCGATCTTAGGAATTTGCCTTGGCCATCAAGGAATTGGTTATGCATTCGGTGCAGAGGTGAAAAAAGCAGACAATATCATGCATGGAAAAACCTCTTACTTAACTAGTGTTCATCCAAACACCATCTTTACAGAGCTTGCGGAGCCGATTGAAGTGATGCGCTATCATTCCCTTGTTATAAATAAAGACACACTACCAAGTGATTTTAAAATTTTGGCTGTGTCTAATGATGATCAAGAAATCATGGCAATAAAACATAAAAACCATCCACTTTACGGATTTCAGTTTCATCCTGAATCAATAGGAACAGATACAGGAAAGCAGCTGCTAGCGAACTTTATTAAAGAAACAAGAAAGGGTGTATTGAAATGA
- a CDS encoding phosphoribosylanthranilate isomerase — protein sequence MNVKICGIRAAEEALCAVQNGAKAIGFVFADSKRKIDPKKSRAIIDKLPEDVWKVGVFVNETKERIEEIVRISGINVIQLHGDESSEFAASFQLPVIKAFSIKGEEDLAAIADFQSDYILLDSARERYFGGNGKAFDWNIVKDYDFKGKKVILAGGLNKENVRSASNMVNPFMLDVSSGVETDGKKDLQKIESFLGEAIPTY from the coding sequence ATGAATGTAAAAATATGCGGAATAAGAGCAGCAGAAGAAGCGCTTTGCGCCGTTCAAAACGGTGCAAAGGCGATCGGATTTGTATTTGCAGACAGCAAGCGGAAAATTGATCCTAAAAAATCCCGAGCCATTATCGACAAGCTTCCTGAAGATGTTTGGAAGGTTGGTGTGTTTGTAAATGAAACGAAGGAAAGAATCGAAGAAATCGTCCGAATTTCAGGCATCAATGTCATTCAGCTGCACGGAGATGAATCAAGTGAATTCGCAGCATCCTTCCAATTACCAGTGATTAAGGCGTTTAGCATAAAAGGGGAAGAAGACTTAGCAGCAATCGCCGATTTCCAGTCCGATTATATTCTGTTAGATAGTGCGCGTGAACGTTACTTTGGCGGAAATGGCAAAGCATTTGACTGGAATATCGTGAAGGATTATGACTTTAAGGGAAAAAAAGTCATTCTTGCAGGGGGCTTAAACAAGGAAAATGTTCGTTCAGCAAGCAATATGGTTAACCCATTTATGCTTGATGTATCAAGTGGTGTCGAAACAGACGGGAAAAAGGATTTACAGAAGATCGAGTCATTTTTAGGAGAAGCAATTCCTACATACTAA
- a CDS encoding DUF4275 family protein — MEKKQLKQLEIPKWGTYLRGRWRECFASHLSLKEQQEIWLNDFLWHLCSWEKVKCLKQDDAITAFHQQAKHKYTIFYQFIDDAYLYEHADTLTIKDLPYIEGDMYYNDMYVMDWNNKWTFIMTHETECGPYFIQRK, encoded by the coding sequence ATTGAAAAGAAACAATTAAAGCAACTGGAAATTCCGAAGTGGGGAACATACTTGCGTGGTAGATGGCGTGAATGTTTTGCAAGCCATCTTTCCTTAAAAGAACAACAGGAGATTTGGCTGAATGATTTTCTGTGGCACTTATGTTCTTGGGAAAAGGTAAAATGTCTTAAGCAAGATGATGCAATAACAGCATTTCATCAGCAAGCCAAGCATAAATATACAATATTTTATCAGTTTATTGATGACGCATACCTATATGAGCATGCAGACACACTTACAATAAAGGACCTACCTTATATAGAAGGTGATATGTATTATAATGACATGTATGTAATGGATTGGAATAACAAATGGACTTTTATCATGACACATGAAACAGAATGCGGTCCATATTTTATTCAACGCAAATAA
- a CDS encoding MBL fold metallo-hydrolase produces the protein MRITKIGNIYQLSFMPRFFPVNCYFVEEKEGLTLIDCALPYSSKHILAAAKKVNKPITRIVLTHAHDDHVGSLDALKEALPHAPVYISRRDSRLLKGDTGLESGEPDTPIRGGVPKKIITKPDILLEDGDEIGALLTISTPGHTPGSLSFFDKSSRAIITGDALQTRGGVAVAGQLNPLFPFPAFATWNKELALNSANKLLELSPYVLAVGHGKMITDPAGLMKKAIERSQK, from the coding sequence ATGCGAATAACGAAAATTGGCAATATTTATCAACTTTCCTTTATGCCCCGATTCTTTCCTGTAAATTGTTATTTTGTTGAAGAAAAGGAAGGCTTGACCTTGATTGATTGTGCACTACCTTACAGCAGTAAACATATTCTTGCAGCTGCTAAGAAAGTAAATAAACCTATTACTCGGATTGTGCTGACACATGCCCATGATGACCATGTTGGATCATTGGACGCATTAAAGGAAGCATTGCCACATGCTCCTGTCTATATTTCTAGAAGAGATTCTCGCCTTTTAAAGGGGGATACTGGACTTGAATCAGGTGAGCCTGACACCCCTATTCGCGGGGGAGTACCTAAAAAGATAATAACGAAGCCAGATATATTGTTAGAGGACGGTGATGAAATAGGAGCTTTGCTGACCATTTCAACTCCTGGACACACTCCAGGTTCATTATCCTTTTTCGATAAAAGCAGCAGAGCGATAATTACAGGTGACGCCTTGCAAACACGAGGAGGCGTAGCTGTTGCGGGTCAACTAAATCCGCTGTTTCCATTTCCGGCATTTGCAACATGGAATAAGGAGCTTGCTTTAAACAGTGCAAACAAGCTGCTGGAATTATCTCCTTATGTCCTTGCTGTCGGCCATGGTAAGATGATTACAGACCCAGCTGGTCTCATGAAAAAGGCAATAGAACGCAGTCAAAAATAA
- the trpD gene encoding anthranilate phosphoribosyltransferase, with protein sequence MKHYLQRLMNRESLTEAEMLEVSRTFFTNSVTDSELAAFITALKLKGESVDEIVGLVKAVREQTLKFSHVAGCIDNCGTGGDGSHSFNISSTSAFVLAGAGIPVAKHGNRSVSSKTGSADVLEHLGIHLNVTPEQNEQQLKEIGITFLFAQHVQPKMGRIMKVRRELGIPTIFNLIGPLTNPIELETQVLGIYRRDFTELFAESLKRLGRKRAVVLNGAGGMDEASLQGDNELVILEDGNIRKINLHPEEVNLSVYSNEAIRGGDAKENADILLKVLKGEKGAYKDTVLLNAGIGIYAAGKADNIEGGIELARNSIESGAALSKLEQLVANSSLYEKAGI encoded by the coding sequence ATGAAGCATTATTTGCAAAGGTTAATGAATCGAGAGTCTCTGACAGAAGCAGAAATGCTTGAGGTATCCAGAACATTTTTCACAAATAGTGTTACTGACAGTGAACTTGCTGCCTTTATAACAGCATTGAAGCTTAAAGGAGAAAGTGTTGATGAAATTGTCGGCTTAGTGAAAGCTGTAAGGGAACAAACACTGAAATTCAGTCATGTTGCTGGCTGTATTGACAATTGCGGAACTGGCGGAGATGGCTCACACAGCTTTAACATCAGCTCCACATCTGCTTTCGTCTTAGCAGGTGCAGGCATTCCAGTTGCGAAGCATGGCAACAGAAGTGTTTCAAGTAAAACAGGAAGCGCAGATGTACTGGAACACTTAGGCATACATTTAAATGTAACTCCAGAGCAAAATGAACAGCAGCTGAAGGAAATCGGGATTACCTTCTTGTTCGCACAGCATGTCCAGCCGAAAATGGGCAGAATCATGAAGGTAAGGAGAGAGCTAGGCATTCCAACTATCTTTAATTTAATTGGTCCACTAACAAACCCGATTGAATTAGAAACACAGGTGCTTGGTATTTATCGAAGAGACTTTACAGAGCTGTTCGCAGAAAGCTTAAAGCGATTAGGACGAAAAAGAGCGGTTGTCTTAAATGGTGCTGGCGGCATGGATGAAGCGTCCCTTCAAGGAGACAATGAACTGGTCATCTTAGAAGACGGCAATATTAGAAAAATAAATCTCCATCCGGAAGAGGTTAACCTGTCTGTTTACAGCAATGAAGCGATTCGTGGCGGCGATGCAAAGGAAAACGCAGATATCTTATTGAAAGTATTAAAGGGAGAAAAAGGAGCCTATAAGGATACTGTGCTATTAAATGCAGGTATCGGCATTTATGCAGCAGGGAAAGCAGACAATATTGAAGGTGGTATAGAGCTTGCCAGAAACAGCATTGAAAGTGGCGCAGCTTTATCTAAACTAGAGCAGCTAGTAGCAAACAGTTCATTGTACGAGAAAGCAGGGATATAA
- the trpE gene encoding anthranilate synthase component I produces the protein MKTTGSQMVIIEKLEGDTLTPISIYQKLKGAKKFLLESSLKHEASGRYSIIGSDPVFELIGNGAKTTIVKAGSTELYEEKALELVKKLLPIHDIDLPFGLPINAGAVGYVGYDNIRQYENIGPEAKDELQLPDVHLLFFEDFVIFDHLEQSVYLVASPLCESTTEASLKARLEKRKQEIEASYTEVTEDVHLSAFKASVTKDEFVEKVKKAKEYITEGDIFQVVPSQRMSADFKGSSFSYYRKLRVKNQSPYMYYLDFVDYAIVGSSPESLIKATDGTVITNPIAGTRPRGKSIEEDQALEADLLQDEKELAEHKMLVDLARNDVGKVSQFGSINIDKYMKVEKYKHVMHIVSEVSGQIKDGQSSVDALISCLPAGTVSGAPKIRAMQIINELEGVKRGIYSGAVGYFSQNGNMDFALAIRTMVIKDNKAYIQAGAGIVHDSVPEKEYDETIHKLKVFLEGLS, from the coding sequence ATGAAAACAACAGGGAGCCAAATGGTGATTATTGAAAAATTGGAAGGTGATACATTAACACCAATCAGCATTTATCAAAAGTTAAAAGGGGCAAAGAAATTTCTCCTAGAAAGCTCATTGAAACATGAAGCATCAGGAAGATATTCTATTATTGGCAGTGACCCTGTGTTTGAATTGATTGGCAATGGAGCTAAAACAACAATTGTAAAAGCAGGCAGTACAGAACTTTATGAGGAAAAAGCATTAGAGCTTGTGAAAAAACTGCTTCCAATCCATGATATCGATTTGCCATTTGGACTTCCGATAAATGCTGGAGCGGTCGGATATGTAGGCTATGATAATATTAGGCAATACGAAAATATCGGACCAGAAGCGAAGGATGAGCTGCAGCTGCCTGACGTGCATTTACTGTTTTTTGAAGATTTCGTGATTTTTGACCATTTAGAACAATCAGTTTACTTAGTGGCGTCTCCTCTATGTGAGTCAACAACAGAAGCAAGTCTTAAAGCAAGGCTTGAAAAAAGGAAGCAGGAAATTGAAGCATCGTACACAGAAGTTACGGAGGATGTTCACTTATCCGCCTTTAAAGCTTCTGTTACAAAAGATGAATTTGTCGAAAAGGTCAAAAAGGCCAAGGAATATATCACAGAAGGTGACATATTCCAAGTCGTCCCATCCCAACGGATGTCAGCAGACTTTAAAGGCTCAAGCTTTTCCTACTACAGAAAGCTACGTGTGAAAAACCAATCACCATATATGTATTATCTTGATTTTGTAGATTACGCAATTGTCGGAAGCTCGCCAGAAAGCTTAATTAAAGCGACTGATGGAACGGTTATCACAAATCCGATTGCCGGCACGAGACCGCGCGGAAAAAGTATTGAAGAGGATCAAGCACTTGAAGCAGACCTGCTACAAGATGAGAAGGAATTGGCTGAACATAAAATGTTAGTCGACCTTGCAAGAAATGATGTCGGAAAGGTCAGCCAGTTTGGAAGCATTAATATTGATAAATACATGAAAGTCGAAAAATACAAGCATGTCATGCATATTGTGTCAGAGGTTAGCGGGCAAATTAAGGATGGTCAGTCAAGCGTTGATGCCCTTATATCATGTCTTCCGGCAGGAACTGTCTCAGGAGCTCCAAAAATTAGGGCGATGCAAATCATCAATGAGCTCGAAGGAGTCAAAAGGGGAATTTATTCCGGAGCAGTCGGCTATTTCTCCCAAAATGGCAATATGGATTTTGCTCTCGCTATCAGGACAATGGTTATTAAGGATAATAAAGCCTATATACAAGCAGGTGCAGGTATCGTGCATGATTCAGTGCCTGAAAAAGAATATGACGAAACCATTCATAAACTAAAAGTATTCTTGGAGGGACTTTCATGA
- the trpB gene encoding tryptophan synthase subunit beta, producing MTVNYSFPDKTGHFGIYGGRYVPETLMTAVVELENAYIEAKKDPTFQEELDYLLKDYVGRETPLYYAERLTKHLKGAKIYLKREDLNHTGAHKINNAIGQALLAKRMGKTKVVAETGAGQHGVATATACALLGLECTIFMGEEDIRRQKLNVFRMEMLGAKVESVTSGSATLKDACNEALRYWVTNVMDTHYILGSVMGPHPFPMMVRDFQSVIGTETKAQFLEKEGRLPEAVIACIGGGSNAMGMFYPFIKDEEVALYGVEASGHGLHTDKHAASLTKGKPGVLHGSYMYLLQDEDGQIQEAHSISAGLDYPGVGPEHSYLNDIGRVNYESVTDDEAFEALQLLCRLEGIIPALESSHAIAYCLKHAPKMKESEAIVVCLSGRGDKDVNTVMDRMGVTE from the coding sequence ATGACAGTAAACTATTCATTTCCAGACAAAACAGGACATTTCGGGATCTACGGGGGAAGGTATGTTCCAGAAACATTAATGACAGCAGTAGTTGAGCTAGAAAATGCCTATATCGAGGCAAAAAAAGACCCAACCTTTCAAGAGGAATTAGATTATTTATTGAAGGACTATGTTGGCAGAGAAACACCGCTTTATTATGCAGAAAGACTAACGAAGCATTTAAAAGGTGCGAAAATTTACTTAAAAAGAGAAGATTTAAATCACACAGGTGCACATAAAATCAACAACGCAATTGGCCAGGCACTACTTGCAAAAAGAATGGGTAAAACAAAGGTAGTTGCCGAAACAGGAGCTGGTCAGCATGGAGTTGCCACAGCGACAGCTTGTGCTTTACTCGGATTAGAATGTACGATTTTTATGGGCGAAGAGGATATCAGAAGACAAAAGCTGAACGTATTCCGGATGGAGATGCTTGGTGCAAAGGTGGAAAGTGTTACCTCAGGAAGTGCTACCTTGAAGGATGCTTGTAATGAGGCATTACGCTACTGGGTGACAAATGTGATGGATACACACTATATTCTCGGTTCTGTTATGGGACCACATCCATTTCCAATGATGGTTCGCGATTTCCAAAGTGTAATCGGCACAGAGACGAAAGCACAGTTCCTTGAAAAGGAAGGAAGATTACCAGAAGCAGTCATTGCTTGTATCGGCGGCGGCAGCAATGCAATGGGAATGTTCTATCCATTTATTAAGGACGAGGAAGTTGCTCTTTATGGCGTCGAAGCATCAGGACATGGTCTGCATACAGATAAACATGCTGCATCATTAACAAAAGGGAAACCAGGTGTATTGCATGGCTCCTATATGTATCTGTTACAGGATGAGGATGGACAAATTCAAGAAGCACATAGCATTTCCGCTGGCCTTGATTATCCTGGAGTTGGTCCAGAGCACAGCTATTTAAACGATATTGGCAGAGTGAACTATGAATCAGTTACAGATGATGAAGCTTTCGAAGCATTGCAGCTGCTATGCCGTCTTGAAGGAATTATTCCTGCATTAGAAAGCTCTCATGCAATCGCCTATTGCTTGAAGCATGCTCCAAAAATGAAAGAGTCAGAAGCGATTGTTGTTTGTTTATCAGGCAGAGGAGATAAGGATGTTAATACAGTAATGGATAGAATGGGAGTGACAGAGTAA
- a CDS encoding YxiJ family protein, whose protein sequence is MGEKLKKIELSQLVQVNHVNRNSLHAEVLHFFYKMIGEVCKEKYPNTIKQLLQLSLQNPFPYQDSSKIQQDFKKQLLEEDCLIADLNTYWMMIAGSLSFLIRGQSRNISPKSIAWLQMSFFEIFKQYQFLEPHIDQYPYFYKEYIHFDKARHFIVFYLFLQSSNDVIREEL, encoded by the coding sequence ATGGGTGAAAAATTAAAGAAAATAGAGCTAAGCCAATTAGTTCAAGTAAATCATGTGAACAGAAATTCACTTCATGCGGAAGTTCTACATTTCTTTTATAAAATGATAGGGGAAGTTTGTAAAGAAAAATACCCTAATACGATAAAACAGTTGCTGCAGTTATCATTACAAAATCCATTTCCGTATCAAGATTCATCTAAAATTCAACAAGATTTTAAAAAGCAATTATTAGAAGAAGACTGCTTAATCGCTGATTTAAATACATATTGGATGATGATCGCAGGTAGTTTAAGTTTCCTCATAAGAGGTCAATCTAGGAACATCTCTCCTAAATCAATTGCGTGGTTGCAAATGTCTTTCTTTGAAATTTTTAAACAATATCAATTTTTGGAACCTCATATTGATCAATATCCTTATTTTTATAAAGAGTATATTCATTTCGATAAAGCACGCCATTTCATAGTATTTTACTTATTTCTTCAATCATCAAATGATGTAATCAGGGAAGAATTGTAA
- a CDS encoding metal-dependent hydrolase family protein gives MKTGYALKNCQVIYGEMGKKADTNRTILINEQGIIQDIGKSDDLSVPSNYETVDISGKYVMPGLINAHVHLFADGKPFSLSVSEGMLNFAYHHILDTKIGRSVLKKRMKKNAITALHAGVTTMRSVGEFFYQDVHLRDEIKANKFVGPNLLVSGYFLSVTGGHGAPYLALVGDSPWEARKNVRINVKNGVDLIKICVTGGVTDAKMVGEAGRLQMTEEEVAAICKEAHKLGMRVAAHVESTEGVRIALRGGVDTIEHGAEMDEEIITLYKKNPNALKGYTALIPTLQAGYPSAKLDRSLTRVSETVKENSRLVYDSMLKGVQQAVKYDIKMGIGTDAAMPFVTHYDIWRELDHLMRQTNLNPIQLIEKVTKTNAEILGIDDLTGTIELGKQADLIVLDQNPLDNIKALADISMVMVKGNLIKAPAVKRMKEVD, from the coding sequence ATGAAGACAGGTTACGCATTAAAGAACTGCCAGGTAATATATGGAGAGATGGGAAAAAAAGCTGATACAAATAGGACTATTTTAATTAATGAACAAGGGATAATTCAGGATATCGGAAAATCAGACGATCTTTCAGTTCCAAGTAATTATGAAACGGTGGATATTTCAGGGAAATATGTAATGCCGGGCCTCATCAATGCCCATGTCCATCTTTTTGCGGATGGTAAACCTTTTTCATTGTCTGTCAGTGAAGGAATGCTGAATTTTGCGTATCATCATATCTTGGATACGAAAATTGGCAGAAGTGTATTAAAGAAACGAATGAAAAAAAACGCCATTACTGCACTTCACGCTGGTGTAACAACGATGCGCAGTGTTGGAGAATTTTTCTATCAGGATGTTCACTTAAGGGATGAAATAAAGGCAAACAAATTTGTTGGACCAAATCTGCTTGTATCGGGATATTTTCTGAGTGTGACAGGCGGACACGGGGCACCTTATTTGGCTTTAGTCGGCGACTCTCCTTGGGAAGCGCGCAAAAATGTCAGAATAAATGTTAAAAACGGAGTGGACTTAATCAAAATTTGTGTCACTGGCGGTGTTACTGATGCAAAAATGGTCGGTGAAGCTGGCCGCTTACAGATGACAGAGGAAGAGGTTGCTGCCATTTGTAAGGAAGCACATAAACTCGGCATGCGCGTTGCAGCACATGTAGAAAGCACAGAGGGAGTAAGAATCGCTCTTCGAGGTGGAGTAGATACGATTGAACATGGTGCAGAGATGGATGAAGAAATTATCACATTATATAAAAAAAATCCTAACGCATTAAAGGGCTACACGGCATTAATACCTACATTGCAGGCAGGTTATCCTAGTGCAAAATTAGACAGAAGTCTTACAAGGGTGAGTGAAACAGTGAAGGAAAACTCGCGACTTGTCTATGATTCCATGCTGAAAGGAGTACAGCAGGCAGTAAAATATGATATTAAAATGGGAATTGGAACAGATGCAGCCATGCCATTTGTGACCCACTATGATATTTGGCGGGAATTAGACCATCTTATGAGACAAACAAATCTGAACCCAATCCAACTGATTGAAAAAGTTACAAAAACAAATGCAGAAATTTTAGGAATCGATGACCTGACAGGGACAATAGAGCTTGGAAAACAAGCAGATTTAATCGTGCTAGACCAAAATCCGTTAGACAATATAAAAGCATTGGCGGATATATCAATGGTTATGGTTAAAGGCAATCTTATTAAAGCGCCAGCTGTTAAAAGAATGAAGGAAGTGGATTAG
- the trpC gene encoding indole-3-glycerol phosphate synthase TrpC has translation METILDKIIAKKADVVEELKQQQAVLQNSPVIPKKSFIEKLANADQLAIIAEFKRASPSKGDINIGLDPKDQGLKYAQFGADGMSVLTDGPFFKGSYDDLERVSSAVSIPVLCKDFIIDEIQIDFAKHHGASLVLLIVAALDDDKLHSLYEYAVGKDLEVLMEVHNEEELERALQTDCSLIGVNNRDLKTFNVSLEVTERLAPTIKAAGKYLVSESGIATQADIDRVVAAGANAILVGETFMKASNLRETLTSMKVKL, from the coding sequence ATGGAAACTATTTTAGATAAAATCATCGCAAAAAAGGCAGATGTAGTAGAAGAATTAAAACAACAACAAGCGGTACTGCAAAACAGCCCCGTGATTCCAAAAAAATCTTTTATCGAAAAATTAGCAAATGCAGATCAGCTGGCTATTATTGCTGAATTTAAACGTGCTTCACCTTCAAAAGGGGATATTAATATCGGACTTGATCCAAAAGACCAAGGCTTAAAATATGCCCAATTTGGTGCAGACGGGATGTCTGTTTTGACAGACGGACCTTTCTTTAAGGGCAGCTATGATGATTTAGAAAGAGTCAGCAGTGCTGTATCGATTCCAGTTTTGTGTAAAGATTTCATCATTGACGAAATTCAAATTGACTTTGCAAAGCATCATGGTGCAAGCCTTGTGCTGTTAATTGTAGCGGCCCTTGATGATGATAAGCTCCACTCGCTGTATGAGTATGCTGTAGGAAAGGACCTGGAGGTGCTGATGGAAGTCCATAATGAAGAGGAGCTAGAGAGAGCTCTGCAAACAGACTGCAGCTTAATTGGCGTCAACAACAGAGACTTAAAAACCTTTAACGTTTCCTTAGAAGTGACCGAACGACTTGCCCCGACGATTAAAGCGGCAGGCAAGTATTTAGTCAGCGAAAGCGGGATTGCCACACAAGCAGATATTGACAGAGTTGTTGCAGCAGGGGCAAATGCCATTCTTGTTGGAGAAACCTTTATGAAAGCATCTAATCTACGTGAAACATTAACAAGCATGAAAGTTAAGCTGTGA
- a CDS encoding TetR/AcrR family transcriptional regulator: protein MFIIQAKKEEVKKQIEAAALKVFFEKGFSKAKMSDIAEEINISVGNIYTYFKNKNELFYTVVPASLVDYLQTILVESIHIVNQNFFDDTNEKEAAIYQEQIHLLTEYHMQIVIIFEKSHGTIYSNAKNELIDLMIATKKPYMKNTHKKSDINKEENIILLNILANSFVDMILDLLKREMSVESRKRIFEMLNIYRLHGVKSLNE, encoded by the coding sequence GTGTTTATTATTCAAGCAAAAAAAGAGGAAGTAAAAAAACAAATTGAAGCTGCGGCATTAAAAGTATTTTTTGAAAAAGGTTTTTCAAAGGCGAAAATGAGTGATATTGCAGAAGAAATTAATATCTCAGTTGGCAATATATATACGTATTTTAAAAACAAAAATGAGCTGTTTTATACAGTAGTTCCAGCATCCTTAGTAGATTATTTGCAAACAATATTAGTGGAAAGCATACATATCGTAAATCAGAACTTTTTTGACGATACGAATGAAAAAGAGGCTGCAATTTATCAAGAACAAATCCATCTATTAACGGAATATCATATGCAAATTGTCATTATTTTTGAAAAAAGTCATGGTACTATTTACAGCAATGCCAAAAACGAACTAATAGATTTAATGATCGCAACAAAAAAGCCGTACATGAAGAACACCCACAAAAAATCCGATATTAACAAGGAAGAAAACATTATTTTATTAAACATTCTTGCTAATAGCTTCGTCGATATGATATTGGATTTACTAAAGCGCGAGATGAGCGTAGAAAGCAGAAAACGAATTTTTGAAATGCTTAATATTTACCGACTGCATGGAGTAAAAAGCTTAAATGAATAG
- the trpA gene encoding tryptophan synthase subunit alpha — MTTIAERFDEVKRNGDKAFVPYIMAGDGGLETLEEKIKFLENAGATAIELGIPFSDPVADGPIIQAAGIRALQAGTTLKKVFDTLASFRETTTIPIVFMTYLNPILAYGIEAFFASCEKSGVNGLIVPDMPIEEEGLLLSSAQKHQVEIIRLVTLTSSIDRIAQIAKKGNGFLYAVTVTGITGSRTVFQAQLGEHLLKVKEVSPIPVLAGFGISTPEHVKEMTKHCDGVIVGSKIVELFHKNELDEIKSLIAASKKVSV, encoded by the coding sequence ATGACGACAATTGCTGAACGTTTTGACGAAGTGAAAAGAAATGGCGACAAAGCCTTTGTTCCGTATATTATGGCAGGCGACGGTGGCTTGGAAACATTAGAGGAAAAAATTAAATTCCTTGAAAATGCTGGAGCAACAGCAATTGAGCTTGGCATCCCATTTTCTGACCCTGTTGCAGATGGACCTATCATCCAAGCTGCTGGAATTCGTGCACTTCAAGCAGGAACAACATTGAAAAAAGTATTTGATACTTTAGCATCCTTTCGTGAGACGACAACAATCCCGATTGTTTTTATGACCTATTTAAATCCAATTCTGGCTTATGGCATCGAGGCATTTTTTGCATCATGTGAAAAATCTGGCGTAAACGGATTAATTGTCCCTGATATGCCGATTGAAGAAGAGGGCCTACTGCTGTCCTCTGCCCAAAAGCATCAAGTCGAAATCATTCGCCTCGTAACATTGACAAGTTCAATTGACAGAATTGCGCAGATTGCCAAAAAAGGAAACGGTTTTTTATATGCAGTTACTGTAACAGGAATAACTGGCTCACGCACAGTATTCCAAGCGCAATTAGGTGAACATTTGCTTAAGGTGAAAGAAGTAAGCCCCATCCCTGTATTGGCAGGCTTCGGCATCTCCACACCTGAGCATGTTAAGGAAATGACTAAGCATTGTGATGGCGTTATTGTCGGCAGCAAAATTGTCGAGCTGTTTCATAAGAATGAATTAGATGAGATCAAAAGCTTAATTGCAGCAAGCAAGAAGGTATCCGTTTAG